The Syntrophorhabdaceae bacterium region CGGGTCTTAACAGGCGACGGTTTATGGAGCTATTCTAGCAGGAATAATTGACCTGAGGCAATCTAAACCGTTCCTCGCAGGAGGTCCTTCTTTAAAATGGTCAGGCCGGCGATCAACAGGAGATTGAATCTTGAATCCTCATAAGTATGGGTTCTTGCCGCAAAATATCTTATAATAGGATTAGGGTTTATAATCTATCTACGGGAAGGTGCGTATGATGCAGGTGGTTCTGTTGAGGCATGGAGAAAGCCAGTGGAACCTGGAGAACAGGTTCACCGGGTGGACCGACGTCGATCTTTCGGAGCGGGGAGTTGAGGAGGCACGAAAGGCGGGGGAGATTCTCAAGAAAGAAGGATTCCTCTTTGATGTGGCATTTACATCGGTCTTGAAGAGGGCGATAAGGACCCTCTGGATTACACTCGAAGAAATGGACCTGATGTGGATACCGGAGATCAAATCGTGGAGGCTTAACGAGAGGCACTATGGGGCACTCCAGGGGCTTAATAAAGCTGAAACCGCAAAAGCCTATGGAGAAAAACAGGTTCATGTCTGGAGGAGAAGTTACGACATCCCCCCTCCTGCGCTCGAACTTTGCGACACAAGGTATCCGGGACAAGAAGGGAAGTATGAAGCGGTCGCCAAAGACGAAATACCCCTGTGCGAAAGCCTCAAAGATACGGTGGAGAGGTTTCTTCCCTATTGGCACGATTCTATAGTGCCTACCATCCGCCAGGGGAAAAGGGTCATAATCGTCGCCCATGGAAATAGCCTGCGGGCTCTGGTGAAGCACCTGGACAACGTGTCCGATGAGGAGATACCGGAATTGAACATCCCCACCGGGGTTCCGCTCGTTTACCAATTCGATAATGACCTTAAACCTATATCTCACAGGTACCTCGCCGACGTGAGCGAGTTGGAGAAGGCGCTCAAAAAGGTGACCGACCAGGGTAAGGCCGAAGGATAAGGGGATGTTATTTTGAATTCACCCGTCCTTCTCCTTTCGGCGGAGGAAAAAGAAAGGTTTCACAAGAAAATATGCGGTCATTATTTGCAGTATGGCCGCGATCTGCCGTGGAGAAAGACCCGGGACGGATACCGGATTTTTGTTTCCGAGGTAATGCTTCAGCAAACGCAGGTGGAGCGGGTCATGGGCAAATATGAGGATTTCATCTATCTCTTCCCCTCCTTCGCAGCCCTTGCGGATTCTTCTTTGAAGGACGTGCTTTTCGCATGGCAGGGCCTCGGCTACAACAGACGGGCCCTTTCCATGGTCGGAGCAGCCCGGAAGGTGGTGACGCACCATGATGCTGCGCTGCCCCGAACAATAGGAGATCTGGCTGCCCTTCCGGGCATCGGGAAGGCCACAGCCGCCGCTATACTCTGTTTCGCATTCGATGAGCCTGTGCCATTTATCGAAACAAATATAAGAAGGGTTTTTATCGACCATTTCTTCCAGGGCACAGGACCGGTGAAAGATAATGAAATCCTTCCTTTAATTGAAGAGACCCTCGACCGCGACGCCCCCCGGGAATGGTTTTATGCCCTCATGGACTACGGGTCCATGCTCGGAAAAAAATCGGGCAATGCAAACCGTAAGAGCGCTCATTACCGGAAACAGTCTCCTTTCGCGAACTCGGACAGGCGCGTACGGGGAGCCGTTCTTAAACTTCTTCTGACGGAAGATTCAGTGTCTTCAGCCGACATCGGCGCCCGTACCGGGGTTTCAGCCGAAAGGGTCCTGCCGATTCTACGATGCATGGAGAGAGAAGGGCTGGTAAAGGAGACGGAGGGAACGTATATGATTAATGATGGAGAAAAAATGAATTCTCCGTCGATTTCGATTGCACCCTCATAAAGAGATGAATTAGATTTCATTATATAACGGTGTAACCCGAGTGGCGGACGCTCTCCGGGAAGAGCGTGCAGGGATTGAGTATAACCCGCTTATGATTCACTTAAAGAGGTGACGGTATGAAGGGGCGAGTGATATTGGTCATGGTAATTCTCGGAATAATGATTTTAACAGTCTCTCTGGCAACACGGGGAATTGCCCAAAAGCCGGC contains the following coding sequences:
- the gpmA gene encoding 2,3-diphosphoglycerate-dependent phosphoglycerate mutase, whose translation is MMQVVLLRHGESQWNLENRFTGWTDVDLSERGVEEARKAGEILKKEGFLFDVAFTSVLKRAIRTLWITLEEMDLMWIPEIKSWRLNERHYGALQGLNKAETAKAYGEKQVHVWRRSYDIPPPALELCDTRYPGQEGKYEAVAKDEIPLCESLKDTVERFLPYWHDSIVPTIRQGKRVIIVAHGNSLRALVKHLDNVSDEEIPELNIPTGVPLVYQFDNDLKPISHRYLADVSELEKALKKVTDQGKAEG